Below is a genomic region from Bacteroidales bacterium.
CTAAATCAAACAGAAAAATGTCCGGTGCCATTCCGCCGCGGTATCTTTTCCAGGTTCTGTATATCCGTGATTTGTCAGTGTAGGCGATACGGTTGCCGTCATCAGAGAATGAAGCATTCTCCCCATAGGGAACGGATAATTTTTCTGCCGGTCCACCTTCATCGGAGATGAGATAAAACTGGCTGTAACGCTGGCGTCCGCTTTTTCTTGATGAGGCGAACAATACCTGCGATCCGTCGGGGTGCCAGTCCAGCACCCGGTCGGAACCGCCGTGCCAGGTGACACGGGTTGGTATGCCGCCTGTGCTCGGAGTAACATATACATCCATGTTGCCGTCGTAATTGCCGCTAAAGGCAATTTTGGACCCGTCTGGCGAAAATTTGGGCCAGGATTCTTCACCATCCGGTGAGCTAAGCTTATGAGCGGTACCGCCGGTTTTTTCCACCACCCAGATATCGCCCCCGTAGGAGAAGGTGATGTGGCTTTCCGATACATCGGGATAGCGAAAGAGACGCGCATCAATCTGCGCCATGATGTTGACGCTAAAAAGGGCAAACATCAGCAAAGGGAGCGTAGTTTTCAAAAAATTCATGGTTTAAAAGATTTAAATTGTTTGTTTATATCCGATCCGATATTCCTGAGTTCCTGGGCGAGCTGTTAAAAAGGCGAGCCTTACCAAAAACCTTATAAATAAATGACAGGATATTGAATGAGTGAAGATAAGGAAAAATATTTTTATTCT
It encodes:
- a CDS encoding PD40 domain-containing protein; this translates as MNFLKTTLPLLMFALFSVNIMAQIDARLFRYPDVSESHITFSYGGDIWVVEKTGGTAHKLSSPDGEESWPKFSPDGSKIAFSGNYDGNMDVYVTPSTGGIPTRVTWHGGSDRVLDWHPDGSQVLFASSRKSGRQRYSQFYLISDEGGPAEKLSVPYGENASFSDDGNRIAYTDKSRIYRTWKRYRGGMAPDIFLFDL